From a single Onychomys torridus chromosome 9, mOncTor1.1, whole genome shotgun sequence genomic region:
- the Hesx1 gene encoding homeobox expressed in ES cells 1, whose product MSPSLGEGAQLPKNKPSSCSFSIESILGLDQKKDCGSSTRHHRPWADTCSDSEKNGNSFLHAPDLPREISFPCPMDHPMPEEGASKCENYFSASETLSLKRELSWYRGRRPRTAFTQNQVEVLENVFRVNCYPGIDIREDLAQKLNLEEDRIQIWFQNRRAKLKRARRESQFLMAKNPSTQIF is encoded by the exons ATGTCTCCCAGCCTTGGGGAAGGTGCTCAGCTCCCGAAAAACAAACCCTCATCCTGCTCCTTCTCAATTGAGAGCATTTTAGGACTGGACCAGAAAAAAGATTGTGGATCGTCAACAAGACACCACAGACCGTGGGCAGACACCTGCAGCGACTCAG aaaaaaatggcaaCTCATTCCTACATGCCCCAgatcttcccagggagatttcATTTCCTTGTCCCATGGATCACCCAATGCCAGAAGAAGGGGCTTCgaaatgtgaaaattatttttcagccTCAGAAACACTTTCTTTGAAAAGAGAGTTGAGCTGGTACAGAGGACGAAGACCAAGAACTGCTTTTACCCAAAATCAG GTTGAAGTATTGGAAAATGTCTTCAGAGTGAACTGCTATCCTGGCATTGACATCAGAGAAGACTTAGCTCAAAAACTGAATCTAGAGGAAGACAGAATCCAG ATTTGGTTCCAAAATCGTCGGGCAAAGCTGAAAAGGGCCCGCAGAGAATCACAGTTTCTAATGGCAAAAAACCCTTCGACACAGATCTtctga